One genomic segment of Pristis pectinata isolate sPriPec2 chromosome 38, sPriPec2.1.pri, whole genome shotgun sequence includes these proteins:
- the sf1 gene encoding splicing factor 1 isoform X4 yields the protein MEEPSRFYMMSSFGQAPRERDDFGQKRRKRSRWSNETSDQKTVIPGMPTVIPPGLTREQERAYIVQLQIEDLTRKLRTGDLGIPPNPEDRSPSPEPIYNSEGKRLNTREFRTRKKLEEERHNLIQEMIALNPDFKPPADYKPPATRVSDKVMIPQDEYPEINFVGLLIGPRGNTLKNIEKECNAKIMIRGKGSVKEGKVGRKDGQMLPGEDEPLHALVTANTMENVKKAVEQIRGILKQGIETPEDQNDLRKMQLRELARLNGTLREDDNRILRPWQSTEPRSITNTTLCTKCGGAGHIASDCKFSRPGDPQSAQDKARMDKEYLSLMAELGEAPVPTSSSSAGHPSTSQPSVPRTTGPSNTQQQIPSRPPWMNSGPSDSSRPYHGMHGGPGGPGGPHPGFPPPMPSMSGHPIPHNPNGPPPPWMQPPPPPINQGHPPVHPPMNMMPHPMGMMPPPPPPPASQPPPPPTGPIPPWQQQQPQPQPQQQQPPPPPPSSSMASSAPLPWQQNTNTTTTTTATVPPWQQQQQQQPPQAQPTPASSAAPPPPMPAAPSMVPPPPGVQPPLPPGAPPPPPPPPPGTAGMMYAPPPPPPIDPGNFVMMGVGVPAMPPFGMPPAPPPPPPQT from the exons ATGGAGGAGCCGAGCCGATTCTACATGATGTCTTCGTTCGGTCAGGCGCCGCGCGAGCGAG ATGACTTtgggcagaagaggaggaagagaagtCGCTGGAGCAATGAGACGTCTGATCAAAAGACGGTGATTCCTGGAATGCCAACCGTGATTCCGCCAGGTCTGACCCGTGAGCAGGAGCGAGCTTATATCG TGCAACTACAGATTGAAGACCTGACTCGCAAACTGCGTACCGGAGACCTTGGTATCCCCCCAAACCCTGAGGACAG GTCTCCCTCTCCTGAGCCCATCTACAACAGCGAGGGCAAGAGGCTGAATACTCGTGAGTTCCGAACTCGGAAGAAGTTGGAAGAGGAGAGACACAATCTTATTCAGGAGATGATTGCCCTGAATCCTGATTTCAAACCCCCAGCAGATTACAA GCCGCCAGCCACACGTGTAAGTGACAAAGTGATGATTCCACAGGACGAGTACCCAGAGATCAACTTTGTTGGACTACTGATTGGACCCAG GGGCAACACACTGAAGAATATTGAGAAAGAGTGCAATGCCAAGATCATGATCCGAGGGAAGGGTTCAGTGAAGGAAGGGAAGGTGGGACGGAAAGACGGGCAAATGCTCCCTGGAGAAGATGAGCCACTGCACGCGCTTGTCACAGCAAACACCATGGAGAATGTGAAGAAGGCAGTGGAACAG ATCCGAGGTATCCTGAAGCAAGGGATTGAAACCCCTGAGGACCAGAATGACCTGCGGAAGATGCAGCTGAGAGAACTGGCTCGACTCAATGGCACCCTGCGGGAGGATGACAACAG GATCCTGCGGCCTTGGCAGAGCACTGAGCCTAGAAGCATCACCAATACAACACTGTGTACAAAGTGCGGTGGGGCCGGACACATTGCTTCTGACTGCAAGTTTTCCAG GCCGGGTGACCCGCAGTCGGCACAGGACAAGGCACGGATGGACAAGGAGTACCTGTCATTGATGGCTGAACTGGGAGAAGCACCGGTTCCAACATCGTCATCATCAGCGGGACATCCAAGTACCTCACAGCCCAGTGTCCCACGCACCACAGGCCCCAGTAACACCCAGCAGCAGATTCCA AGCAGACCTCCGTGGATGAACTCTGGCCCCTCGGATAGCAGCCGGCCTTACCACGGGATGCACGGCGGCCCTGGGGGCCCGGGAGGGCCGCACCCCGGCTTCCCTCCTCCGATGCCCAGCATGAGCGGACATCCAATCCCGCACAATCCCAACGGGCCGCCGCCGCCTTGGATGCAGCCGCCGCCGCCTCCGATTAACCAGGGCCACCCGCCTGTGCACCCACCTATGA ACATGATGCCCCATCCGATGGGGAtgatgcctccaccacccccaccgccAGCCAGccagcctccacccccacccaccggCCCCATTCCCCcttggcagcagcagcagccgcaGCCACAACCACAGCAGCAGCAACCACCGCCGCCACCTCCCAGCAGCAGCATGGCCTCCAGCGCACCCTTACCCTGGCAACAGA ATACCAACACCACGACGACTACTACGGCGACAGTCCCTCcgtggcagcagcagcagcagcagcagccgccTCAGGCCCAGCCCACACCGGCCTCCAGCGCGGCCCCTCCTCCACCGATGCCTGCCGCCCCTTCTATGGTTCCCCCTCCCCCTGGggtccagcctcccctccctcccggAGCCCctcctccaccgcccccccctccACCCGGCACAGCCGGTATGATGTAcgctcccccacccccgccccccatcgACCCCGGCAACTTTGTAATGATGGGGGTAGGCGTCCCAGCAATGCCCCCCTTTGGAATGCCCCCCGCTCcgccccctccacctccccagaCTTAA
- the sf1 gene encoding splicing factor 1 isoform X6, with protein MEEPSRFYMMSSFGQAPRERDDFGQKRRKRSRWSNETSDQKTVIPGMPTVIPPGLTREQERAYIVQLQIEDLTRKLRTGDLGIPPNPEDRSPSPEPIYNSEGKRLNTREFRTRKKLEEERHNLIQEMIALNPDFKPPADYKPPATRVSDKVMIPQDEYPEINFVGLLIGPRGNTLKNIEKECNAKIMIRGKGSVKEGKVGRKDGQMLPGEDEPLHALVTANTMENVKKAVEQIRGILKQGIETPEDQNDLRKMQLRELARLNGTLREDDNRILRPWQSTEPRSITNTTLCTKCGGAGHIASDCKFSRPGDPQSAQDKARMDKEYLSLMAELGEAPVPTSSSSAGHPSTSQPSVPRTTGPSNTQQQIPSRPPWMNSGPSDSSRPYHGMHGGPGGPGGPHPGFPPPMPSMSGHPIPHNPNGPPPPWMQPPPPPINQGHPPVHPPMTRETRGGGRGLCFPPNPKFRICKHPPAARRWMGSLAHCQILNQRVRGPLVQQSFPRLPPALLYSRSPGQRPCQTWGVGLSL; from the exons ATGGAGGAGCCGAGCCGATTCTACATGATGTCTTCGTTCGGTCAGGCGCCGCGCGAGCGAG ATGACTTtgggcagaagaggaggaagagaagtCGCTGGAGCAATGAGACGTCTGATCAAAAGACGGTGATTCCTGGAATGCCAACCGTGATTCCGCCAGGTCTGACCCGTGAGCAGGAGCGAGCTTATATCG TGCAACTACAGATTGAAGACCTGACTCGCAAACTGCGTACCGGAGACCTTGGTATCCCCCCAAACCCTGAGGACAG GTCTCCCTCTCCTGAGCCCATCTACAACAGCGAGGGCAAGAGGCTGAATACTCGTGAGTTCCGAACTCGGAAGAAGTTGGAAGAGGAGAGACACAATCTTATTCAGGAGATGATTGCCCTGAATCCTGATTTCAAACCCCCAGCAGATTACAA GCCGCCAGCCACACGTGTAAGTGACAAAGTGATGATTCCACAGGACGAGTACCCAGAGATCAACTTTGTTGGACTACTGATTGGACCCAG GGGCAACACACTGAAGAATATTGAGAAAGAGTGCAATGCCAAGATCATGATCCGAGGGAAGGGTTCAGTGAAGGAAGGGAAGGTGGGACGGAAAGACGGGCAAATGCTCCCTGGAGAAGATGAGCCACTGCACGCGCTTGTCACAGCAAACACCATGGAGAATGTGAAGAAGGCAGTGGAACAG ATCCGAGGTATCCTGAAGCAAGGGATTGAAACCCCTGAGGACCAGAATGACCTGCGGAAGATGCAGCTGAGAGAACTGGCTCGACTCAATGGCACCCTGCGGGAGGATGACAACAG GATCCTGCGGCCTTGGCAGAGCACTGAGCCTAGAAGCATCACCAATACAACACTGTGTACAAAGTGCGGTGGGGCCGGACACATTGCTTCTGACTGCAAGTTTTCCAG GCCGGGTGACCCGCAGTCGGCACAGGACAAGGCACGGATGGACAAGGAGTACCTGTCATTGATGGCTGAACTGGGAGAAGCACCGGTTCCAACATCGTCATCATCAGCGGGACATCCAAGTACCTCACAGCCCAGTGTCCCACGCACCACAGGCCCCAGTAACACCCAGCAGCAGATTCCA AGCAGACCTCCGTGGATGAACTCTGGCCCCTCGGATAGCAGCCGGCCTTACCACGGGATGCACGGCGGCCCTGGGGGCCCGGGAGGGCCGCACCCCGGCTTCCCTCCTCCGATGCCCAGCATGAGCGGACATCCAATCCCGCACAATCCCAACGGGCCGCCGCCGCCTTGGATGCAGCCGCCGCCGCCTCCGATTAACCAGGGCCACCCGCCTGTGCACCCACCTATGA CAAGAGAGAcacgaggaggaggaagaggtctGTGCTTTCCCCCAAACCCAAAATTCAGAATTTGCAAGCACCCTCCTGCTGCGAGGAGGTGGATGGGGTCTCTTGCTCACTGCCAGATCCTGAACCAGAGAGTCCGTGGTCCATTGGTGCAGCAGTCGTTCCCTCGGTTGCCTCCTGCTCTGCTCTACTCCCGTTCTCCAGGACAGCGCCCCTGTCAGACTTGGGGGGTAGGATTGTCCCTTTAA
- the sf1 gene encoding splicing factor 1 isoform X2 has protein sequence MEEPSRFYMMSSFGQAPRERDDFGQKRRKRSRWSNETSDQKTVIPGMPTVIPPGLTREQERAYIVQLQIEDLTRKLRTGDLGIPPNPEDRSPSPEPIYNSEGKRLNTREFRTRKKLEEERHNLIQEMIALNPDFKPPADYKPPATRVSDKVMIPQDEYPEINFVGLLIGPRGNTLKNIEKECNAKIMIRGKGSVKEGKVGRKDGQMLPGEDEPLHALVTANTMENVKKAVEQIRGILKQGIETPEDQNDLRKMQLRELARLNGTLREDDNRILRPWQSTEPRSITNTTLCTKCGGAGHIASDCKFSRPGDPQSAQDKARMDKEYLSLMAELGEAPVPTSSSSAGHPSTSQPSVPRTTGPSNTQQQIPSRPPWMNSGPSDSSRPYHGMHGGPGGPGGPHPGFPPPMPSMSGHPIPHNPNGPPPPWMQPPPPPINQGHPPVHPPMNMMPHPMGMMPPPPPPPASQPPPPPTGPIPPWQQQQPQPQPQQQQPPPPPPSSSMASSAPLPWQQSEYQHHDDYYGDSPSVAAAAAAAAASGPAHTGLQRGPSSTDACRPFYGSPSPWGPASPPSRSPSSTAPPSTRHSRYDVRSPTPAPHRPRQLCNDGGRRPSNAPLWNAPRSAPSTSPDLKDPFLSYPYPRNMYR, from the exons ATGGAGGAGCCGAGCCGATTCTACATGATGTCTTCGTTCGGTCAGGCGCCGCGCGAGCGAG ATGACTTtgggcagaagaggaggaagagaagtCGCTGGAGCAATGAGACGTCTGATCAAAAGACGGTGATTCCTGGAATGCCAACCGTGATTCCGCCAGGTCTGACCCGTGAGCAGGAGCGAGCTTATATCG TGCAACTACAGATTGAAGACCTGACTCGCAAACTGCGTACCGGAGACCTTGGTATCCCCCCAAACCCTGAGGACAG GTCTCCCTCTCCTGAGCCCATCTACAACAGCGAGGGCAAGAGGCTGAATACTCGTGAGTTCCGAACTCGGAAGAAGTTGGAAGAGGAGAGACACAATCTTATTCAGGAGATGATTGCCCTGAATCCTGATTTCAAACCCCCAGCAGATTACAA GCCGCCAGCCACACGTGTAAGTGACAAAGTGATGATTCCACAGGACGAGTACCCAGAGATCAACTTTGTTGGACTACTGATTGGACCCAG GGGCAACACACTGAAGAATATTGAGAAAGAGTGCAATGCCAAGATCATGATCCGAGGGAAGGGTTCAGTGAAGGAAGGGAAGGTGGGACGGAAAGACGGGCAAATGCTCCCTGGAGAAGATGAGCCACTGCACGCGCTTGTCACAGCAAACACCATGGAGAATGTGAAGAAGGCAGTGGAACAG ATCCGAGGTATCCTGAAGCAAGGGATTGAAACCCCTGAGGACCAGAATGACCTGCGGAAGATGCAGCTGAGAGAACTGGCTCGACTCAATGGCACCCTGCGGGAGGATGACAACAG GATCCTGCGGCCTTGGCAGAGCACTGAGCCTAGAAGCATCACCAATACAACACTGTGTACAAAGTGCGGTGGGGCCGGACACATTGCTTCTGACTGCAAGTTTTCCAG GCCGGGTGACCCGCAGTCGGCACAGGACAAGGCACGGATGGACAAGGAGTACCTGTCATTGATGGCTGAACTGGGAGAAGCACCGGTTCCAACATCGTCATCATCAGCGGGACATCCAAGTACCTCACAGCCCAGTGTCCCACGCACCACAGGCCCCAGTAACACCCAGCAGCAGATTCCA AGCAGACCTCCGTGGATGAACTCTGGCCCCTCGGATAGCAGCCGGCCTTACCACGGGATGCACGGCGGCCCTGGGGGCCCGGGAGGGCCGCACCCCGGCTTCCCTCCTCCGATGCCCAGCATGAGCGGACATCCAATCCCGCACAATCCCAACGGGCCGCCGCCGCCTTGGATGCAGCCGCCGCCGCCTCCGATTAACCAGGGCCACCCGCCTGTGCACCCACCTATGA ACATGATGCCCCATCCGATGGGGAtgatgcctccaccacccccaccgccAGCCAGccagcctccacccccacccaccggCCCCATTCCCCcttggcagcagcagcagccgcaGCCACAACCACAGCAGCAGCAACCACCGCCGCCACCTCCCAGCAGCAGCATGGCCTCCAGCGCACCCTTACCCTGGCAACAGAGTGA ATACCAACACCACGACGACTACTACGGCGACAGTCCCTCcgtggcagcagcagcagcagcagcagccgccTCAGGCCCAGCCCACACCGGCCTCCAGCGCGGCCCCTCCTCCACCGATGCCTGCCGCCCCTTCTATGGTTCCCCCTCCCCCTGGggtccagcctcccctccctcccggAGCCCctcctccaccgcccccccctccACCCGGCACAGCCGGTATGATGTAcgctcccccacccccgccccccatcgACCCCGGCAACTTTGTAATGATGGGGGTAGGCGTCCCAGCAATGCCCCCCTTTGGAATGCCCCCCGCTCcgccccctccacctccccagaCTTAAAAGACCCCTTCCTGAGTTACCCGTACCCTCGAAACATGTACAGATAA
- the sf1 gene encoding splicing factor 1 isoform X3 — MEEPSRFYMMSSFGQAPRERDDFGQKRRKRSRWSNETSDQKTVIPGMPTVIPPGLTREQERAYIVQLQIEDLTRKLRTGDLGIPPNPEDRSPSPEPIYNSEGKRLNTREFRTRKKLEEERHNLIQEMIALNPDFKPPADYKPPATRVSDKVMIPQDEYPEINFVGLLIGPRGNTLKNIEKECNAKIMIRGKGSVKEGKVGRKDGQMLPGEDEPLHALVTANTMENVKKAVEQIRGILKQGIETPEDQNDLRKMQLRELARLNGTLREDDNRILRPWQSTEPRSITNTTLCTKCGGAGHIASDCKFSSGASFNRPGDPQSAQDKARMDKEYLSLMAELGEAPVPTSSSSAGHPSTSQPSVPRTTGPSNTQQQIPSRPPWMNSGPSDSSRPYHGMHGGPGGPGGPHPGFPPPMPSMSGHPIPHNPNGPPPPWMQPPPPPINQGHPPVHPPMNMMPHPMGMMPPPPPPPASQPPPPPTGPIPPWQQQQPQPQPQQQQPPPPPPSSSMASSAPLPWQQNTNTTTTTTATVPPWQQQQQQQPPQAQPTPASSAAPPPPMPAAPSMVPPPPGVQPPLPPGAPPPPPPPPPGTAGMMYAPPPPPPIDPGNFVMMGVGVPAMPPFGMPPAPPPPPPQT; from the exons ATGGAGGAGCCGAGCCGATTCTACATGATGTCTTCGTTCGGTCAGGCGCCGCGCGAGCGAG ATGACTTtgggcagaagaggaggaagagaagtCGCTGGAGCAATGAGACGTCTGATCAAAAGACGGTGATTCCTGGAATGCCAACCGTGATTCCGCCAGGTCTGACCCGTGAGCAGGAGCGAGCTTATATCG TGCAACTACAGATTGAAGACCTGACTCGCAAACTGCGTACCGGAGACCTTGGTATCCCCCCAAACCCTGAGGACAG GTCTCCCTCTCCTGAGCCCATCTACAACAGCGAGGGCAAGAGGCTGAATACTCGTGAGTTCCGAACTCGGAAGAAGTTGGAAGAGGAGAGACACAATCTTATTCAGGAGATGATTGCCCTGAATCCTGATTTCAAACCCCCAGCAGATTACAA GCCGCCAGCCACACGTGTAAGTGACAAAGTGATGATTCCACAGGACGAGTACCCAGAGATCAACTTTGTTGGACTACTGATTGGACCCAG GGGCAACACACTGAAGAATATTGAGAAAGAGTGCAATGCCAAGATCATGATCCGAGGGAAGGGTTCAGTGAAGGAAGGGAAGGTGGGACGGAAAGACGGGCAAATGCTCCCTGGAGAAGATGAGCCACTGCACGCGCTTGTCACAGCAAACACCATGGAGAATGTGAAGAAGGCAGTGGAACAG ATCCGAGGTATCCTGAAGCAAGGGATTGAAACCCCTGAGGACCAGAATGACCTGCGGAAGATGCAGCTGAGAGAACTGGCTCGACTCAATGGCACCCTGCGGGAGGATGACAACAG GATCCTGCGGCCTTGGCAGAGCACTGAGCCTAGAAGCATCACCAATACAACACTGTGTACAAAGTGCGGTGGGGCCGGACACATTGCTTCTGACTGCAAGTTTTCCAG TGGGGCCTCCTTCAACAGGCCGGGTGACCCGCAGTCGGCACAGGACAAGGCACGGATGGACAAGGAGTACCTGTCATTGATGGCTGAACTGGGAGAAGCACCGGTTCCAACATCGTCATCATCAGCGGGACATCCAAGTACCTCACAGCCCAGTGTCCCACGCACCACAGGCCCCAGTAACACCCAGCAGCAGATTCCA AGCAGACCTCCGTGGATGAACTCTGGCCCCTCGGATAGCAGCCGGCCTTACCACGGGATGCACGGCGGCCCTGGGGGCCCGGGAGGGCCGCACCCCGGCTTCCCTCCTCCGATGCCCAGCATGAGCGGACATCCAATCCCGCACAATCCCAACGGGCCGCCGCCGCCTTGGATGCAGCCGCCGCCGCCTCCGATTAACCAGGGCCACCCGCCTGTGCACCCACCTATGA ACATGATGCCCCATCCGATGGGGAtgatgcctccaccacccccaccgccAGCCAGccagcctccacccccacccaccggCCCCATTCCCCcttggcagcagcagcagccgcaGCCACAACCACAGCAGCAGCAACCACCGCCGCCACCTCCCAGCAGCAGCATGGCCTCCAGCGCACCCTTACCCTGGCAACAGA ATACCAACACCACGACGACTACTACGGCGACAGTCCCTCcgtggcagcagcagcagcagcagcagccgccTCAGGCCCAGCCCACACCGGCCTCCAGCGCGGCCCCTCCTCCACCGATGCCTGCCGCCCCTTCTATGGTTCCCCCTCCCCCTGGggtccagcctcccctccctcccggAGCCCctcctccaccgcccccccctccACCCGGCACAGCCGGTATGATGTAcgctcccccacccccgccccccatcgACCCCGGCAACTTTGTAATGATGGGGGTAGGCGTCCCAGCAATGCCCCCCTTTGGAATGCCCCCCGCTCcgccccctccacctccccagaCTTAA
- the sf1 gene encoding splicing factor 1 isoform X5, with the protein MEEPSRFYMMSSFGQAPRERDDFGQKRRKRSRWSNETSDQKTVIPGMPTVIPPGLTREQERAYIVQLQIEDLTRKLRTGDLGIPPNPEDRSPSPEPIYNSEGKRLNTREFRTRKKLEEERHNLIQEMIALNPDFKPPADYKPPATRVSDKVMIPQDEYPEINFVGLLIGPRGNTLKNIEKECNAKIMIRGKGSVKEGKVGRKDGQMLPGEDEPLHALVTANTMENVKKAVEQIRGILKQGIETPEDQNDLRKMQLRELARLNGTLREDDNRILRPWQSTEPRSITNTTLCTKCGGAGHIASDCKFSSGASFNRPGDPQSAQDKARMDKEYLSLMAELGEAPVPTSSSSAGHPSTSQPSVPRTTGPSNTQQQIPSRPPWMNSGPSDSSRPYHGMHGGPGGPGGPHPGFPPPMPSMSGHPIPHNPNGPPPPWMQPPPPPINQGHPPVHPPMTRETRGGGRGLCFPPNPKFRICKHPPAARRWMGSLAHCQILNQRVRGPLVQQSFPRLPPALLYSRSPGQRPCQTWGVGLSL; encoded by the exons ATGGAGGAGCCGAGCCGATTCTACATGATGTCTTCGTTCGGTCAGGCGCCGCGCGAGCGAG ATGACTTtgggcagaagaggaggaagagaagtCGCTGGAGCAATGAGACGTCTGATCAAAAGACGGTGATTCCTGGAATGCCAACCGTGATTCCGCCAGGTCTGACCCGTGAGCAGGAGCGAGCTTATATCG TGCAACTACAGATTGAAGACCTGACTCGCAAACTGCGTACCGGAGACCTTGGTATCCCCCCAAACCCTGAGGACAG GTCTCCCTCTCCTGAGCCCATCTACAACAGCGAGGGCAAGAGGCTGAATACTCGTGAGTTCCGAACTCGGAAGAAGTTGGAAGAGGAGAGACACAATCTTATTCAGGAGATGATTGCCCTGAATCCTGATTTCAAACCCCCAGCAGATTACAA GCCGCCAGCCACACGTGTAAGTGACAAAGTGATGATTCCACAGGACGAGTACCCAGAGATCAACTTTGTTGGACTACTGATTGGACCCAG GGGCAACACACTGAAGAATATTGAGAAAGAGTGCAATGCCAAGATCATGATCCGAGGGAAGGGTTCAGTGAAGGAAGGGAAGGTGGGACGGAAAGACGGGCAAATGCTCCCTGGAGAAGATGAGCCACTGCACGCGCTTGTCACAGCAAACACCATGGAGAATGTGAAGAAGGCAGTGGAACAG ATCCGAGGTATCCTGAAGCAAGGGATTGAAACCCCTGAGGACCAGAATGACCTGCGGAAGATGCAGCTGAGAGAACTGGCTCGACTCAATGGCACCCTGCGGGAGGATGACAACAG GATCCTGCGGCCTTGGCAGAGCACTGAGCCTAGAAGCATCACCAATACAACACTGTGTACAAAGTGCGGTGGGGCCGGACACATTGCTTCTGACTGCAAGTTTTCCAG TGGGGCCTCCTTCAACAGGCCGGGTGACCCGCAGTCGGCACAGGACAAGGCACGGATGGACAAGGAGTACCTGTCATTGATGGCTGAACTGGGAGAAGCACCGGTTCCAACATCGTCATCATCAGCGGGACATCCAAGTACCTCACAGCCCAGTGTCCCACGCACCACAGGCCCCAGTAACACCCAGCAGCAGATTCCA AGCAGACCTCCGTGGATGAACTCTGGCCCCTCGGATAGCAGCCGGCCTTACCACGGGATGCACGGCGGCCCTGGGGGCCCGGGAGGGCCGCACCCCGGCTTCCCTCCTCCGATGCCCAGCATGAGCGGACATCCAATCCCGCACAATCCCAACGGGCCGCCGCCGCCTTGGATGCAGCCGCCGCCGCCTCCGATTAACCAGGGCCACCCGCCTGTGCACCCACCTATGA CAAGAGAGAcacgaggaggaggaagaggtctGTGCTTTCCCCCAAACCCAAAATTCAGAATTTGCAAGCACCCTCCTGCTGCGAGGAGGTGGATGGGGTCTCTTGCTCACTGCCAGATCCTGAACCAGAGAGTCCGTGGTCCATTGGTGCAGCAGTCGTTCCCTCGGTTGCCTCCTGCTCTGCTCTACTCCCGTTCTCCAGGACAGCGCCCCTGTCAGACTTGGGGGGTAGGATTGTCCCTTTAA
- the sf1 gene encoding splicing factor 1 isoform X1, protein MEEPSRFYMMSSFGQAPRERDDFGQKRRKRSRWSNETSDQKTVIPGMPTVIPPGLTREQERAYIVQLQIEDLTRKLRTGDLGIPPNPEDRSPSPEPIYNSEGKRLNTREFRTRKKLEEERHNLIQEMIALNPDFKPPADYKPPATRVSDKVMIPQDEYPEINFVGLLIGPRGNTLKNIEKECNAKIMIRGKGSVKEGKVGRKDGQMLPGEDEPLHALVTANTMENVKKAVEQIRGILKQGIETPEDQNDLRKMQLRELARLNGTLREDDNRILRPWQSTEPRSITNTTLCTKCGGAGHIASDCKFSSGASFNRPGDPQSAQDKARMDKEYLSLMAELGEAPVPTSSSSAGHPSTSQPSVPRTTGPSNTQQQIPSRPPWMNSGPSDSSRPYHGMHGGPGGPGGPHPGFPPPMPSMSGHPIPHNPNGPPPPWMQPPPPPINQGHPPVHPPMNMMPHPMGMMPPPPPPPASQPPPPPTGPIPPWQQQQPQPQPQQQQPPPPPPSSSMASSAPLPWQQSEYQHHDDYYGDSPSVAAAAAAAAASGPAHTGLQRGPSSTDACRPFYGSPSPWGPASPPSRSPSSTAPPSTRHSRYDVRSPTPAPHRPRQLCNDGGRRPSNAPLWNAPRSAPSTSPDLKDPFLSYPYPRNMYR, encoded by the exons ATGGAGGAGCCGAGCCGATTCTACATGATGTCTTCGTTCGGTCAGGCGCCGCGCGAGCGAG ATGACTTtgggcagaagaggaggaagagaagtCGCTGGAGCAATGAGACGTCTGATCAAAAGACGGTGATTCCTGGAATGCCAACCGTGATTCCGCCAGGTCTGACCCGTGAGCAGGAGCGAGCTTATATCG TGCAACTACAGATTGAAGACCTGACTCGCAAACTGCGTACCGGAGACCTTGGTATCCCCCCAAACCCTGAGGACAG GTCTCCCTCTCCTGAGCCCATCTACAACAGCGAGGGCAAGAGGCTGAATACTCGTGAGTTCCGAACTCGGAAGAAGTTGGAAGAGGAGAGACACAATCTTATTCAGGAGATGATTGCCCTGAATCCTGATTTCAAACCCCCAGCAGATTACAA GCCGCCAGCCACACGTGTAAGTGACAAAGTGATGATTCCACAGGACGAGTACCCAGAGATCAACTTTGTTGGACTACTGATTGGACCCAG GGGCAACACACTGAAGAATATTGAGAAAGAGTGCAATGCCAAGATCATGATCCGAGGGAAGGGTTCAGTGAAGGAAGGGAAGGTGGGACGGAAAGACGGGCAAATGCTCCCTGGAGAAGATGAGCCACTGCACGCGCTTGTCACAGCAAACACCATGGAGAATGTGAAGAAGGCAGTGGAACAG ATCCGAGGTATCCTGAAGCAAGGGATTGAAACCCCTGAGGACCAGAATGACCTGCGGAAGATGCAGCTGAGAGAACTGGCTCGACTCAATGGCACCCTGCGGGAGGATGACAACAG GATCCTGCGGCCTTGGCAGAGCACTGAGCCTAGAAGCATCACCAATACAACACTGTGTACAAAGTGCGGTGGGGCCGGACACATTGCTTCTGACTGCAAGTTTTCCAG TGGGGCCTCCTTCAACAGGCCGGGTGACCCGCAGTCGGCACAGGACAAGGCACGGATGGACAAGGAGTACCTGTCATTGATGGCTGAACTGGGAGAAGCACCGGTTCCAACATCGTCATCATCAGCGGGACATCCAAGTACCTCACAGCCCAGTGTCCCACGCACCACAGGCCCCAGTAACACCCAGCAGCAGATTCCA AGCAGACCTCCGTGGATGAACTCTGGCCCCTCGGATAGCAGCCGGCCTTACCACGGGATGCACGGCGGCCCTGGGGGCCCGGGAGGGCCGCACCCCGGCTTCCCTCCTCCGATGCCCAGCATGAGCGGACATCCAATCCCGCACAATCCCAACGGGCCGCCGCCGCCTTGGATGCAGCCGCCGCCGCCTCCGATTAACCAGGGCCACCCGCCTGTGCACCCACCTATGA ACATGATGCCCCATCCGATGGGGAtgatgcctccaccacccccaccgccAGCCAGccagcctccacccccacccaccggCCCCATTCCCCcttggcagcagcagcagccgcaGCCACAACCACAGCAGCAGCAACCACCGCCGCCACCTCCCAGCAGCAGCATGGCCTCCAGCGCACCCTTACCCTGGCAACAGAGTGA ATACCAACACCACGACGACTACTACGGCGACAGTCCCTCcgtggcagcagcagcagcagcagcagccgccTCAGGCCCAGCCCACACCGGCCTCCAGCGCGGCCCCTCCTCCACCGATGCCTGCCGCCCCTTCTATGGTTCCCCCTCCCCCTGGggtccagcctcccctccctcccggAGCCCctcctccaccgcccccccctccACCCGGCACAGCCGGTATGATGTAcgctcccccacccccgccccccatcgACCCCGGCAACTTTGTAATGATGGGGGTAGGCGTCCCAGCAATGCCCCCCTTTGGAATGCCCCCCGCTCcgccccctccacctccccagaCTTAAAAGACCCCTTCCTGAGTTACCCGTACCCTCGAAACATGTACAGATAA